A region from the Azospirillaceae bacterium genome encodes:
- a CDS encoding glycosyltransferase family 2 protein, whose protein sequence is MSLSVVIPLYNRQDYIGEALASLARQTHLPFEVIVVDDASTDDSAARAEAGLLRLAQAGVARTDLLRLPVNGGPSAARNRGLKRAGGTVLAFLDADDRWREDSCSEILRCMHAHTLDLLVLGFETAPDGEYFPDMAALGAEAVPLDGALHHLPRVTATASHPDFFMGRASNVAARRSAIGEECFAEGRHVNENIDFWYRVAKRVVRRAGAPAMAPVGLLAEPLIRYRILPDSLSHRRCGDWRQLQVPPSLERFRHSFDADDRRLCHTLGRRWLAYALESLPDDAQRDAFRAAHGTLLAHFDIDLPLLGRAA, encoded by the coding sequence ATGAGCCTGTCGGTCGTCATCCCCCTGTACAACCGGCAGGATTATATCGGGGAGGCCCTGGCCTCGCTGGCGCGCCAGACGCACCTGCCGTTCGAGGTCATCGTGGTGGACGACGCCTCCACCGACGACAGCGCGGCACGGGCCGAGGCCGGCCTGCTGCGCCTGGCCCAGGCGGGTGTCGCCCGCACCGACCTGCTGCGCCTGCCCGTCAACGGCGGCCCCAGCGCCGCGCGCAATCGCGGGCTGAAGCGGGCCGGCGGCACGGTGCTGGCCTTCCTGGATGCCGACGACCGCTGGCGTGAGGATAGTTGCAGCGAAATCCTGCGCTGCATGCACGCCCACACCCTGGATCTGCTGGTCCTGGGGTTCGAGACCGCGCCCGACGGGGAATATTTCCCCGACATGGCCGCCCTGGGGGCCGAGGCCGTGCCGCTGGACGGGGCGCTGCACCACCTGCCGCGTGTGACGGCCACCGCCAGCCACCCGGACTTTTTCATGGGGCGGGCCAGCAACGTGGCCGCCCGCCGCAGCGCCATCGGTGAGGAATGCTTCGCCGAAGGCCGCCATGTGAATGAGAACATCGATTTCTGGTACCGCGTCGCCAAGCGCGTCGTCAGACGCGCGGGCGCCCCGGCCATGGCCCCGGTGGGCCTGCTGGCCGAACCGCTGATCCGCTACCGCATCCTGCCCGACAGCCTGTCGCACCGGCGCTGCGGCGACTGGCGGCAATTGCAGGTCCCGCCCAGCCTGGAGCGGTTCCGCCACAGCTTTGATGCCGACGACCGTCGCCTGTGCCACACCCTGGGCCGGCGCTGGCTGGCCTATGCGCTGGAAAGCCTGCCCGACGATGCCCAGCGTGACGCGTTCCGCGCCGCCCACGGCACCCTGCTGGCGCATTTCGACATCGACCTGCCCTTGCTGGGGAGGGCGGCATGA
- a CDS encoding glycosyltransferase family A protein — MKTLSVLIAAFDARRWLGDCLDAVFAQSLPPGWRLQVLLGIDGCADTLDYVGTAPYADLRVVYLPRNRGTYVTFNTLMRFAEGEVIARFDADDVMLDGYLRRHIEALEAGADLSMSWSVYTDEALRPTSIVPALPDYRPEKGHRRKGTDGQFVARRHIWDRLGAFRAWPCGADTEFVIRAQAAGFATTVLEEFLYLRRTHGASLTTHPRTNYESDMRMRLQDLTIQYREDYAAGTRPVMVEAEVEASAVLAHPAAFSGVCAAFQAGRTTRTSAERDPVSAPAYAF; from the coding sequence TTGAAGACCCTATCCGTCCTGATCGCCGCCTTTGACGCGCGCCGCTGGCTGGGCGATTGCCTGGACGCCGTGTTCGCGCAGTCCCTGCCGCCGGGGTGGCGCCTGCAGGTGCTGCTGGGCATCGATGGCTGCGCCGATACGCTGGACTATGTCGGAACGGCGCCGTACGCGGACCTGCGGGTGGTGTACCTGCCGCGCAACCGCGGCACGTACGTCACCTTCAACACCCTGATGCGGTTCGCCGAGGGCGAGGTGATCGCCCGCTTCGACGCGGATGACGTCATGCTGGACGGCTATCTGCGCCGCCACATCGAGGCGCTGGAGGCCGGCGCCGACCTCAGCATGTCATGGAGCGTGTACACGGATGAGGCCCTGCGGCCGACATCCATCGTGCCGGCCCTGCCCGACTACCGCCCCGAGAAGGGCCACCGCCGCAAGGGCACGGACGGCCAGTTCGTCGCCCGGCGGCACATCTGGGATCGGCTGGGCGCCTTCCGCGCCTGGCCCTGCGGCGCCGATACCGAATTCGTCATCCGGGCGCAGGCGGCGGGCTTCGCCACCACCGTCCTGGAAGAGTTCCTCTATCTGCGCCGCACCCACGGCGCGTCGCTGACCACCCATCCCCGGACGAACTACGAATCAGACATGCGGATGCGGCTACAGGATTTGACCATCCAGTACCGGGAGGACTACGCCGCCGGCACGCGGCCGGTGATGGTCGAGGCCGAGGTCGAAGCGTCCGCCGTCTTGGCCCACCCGGCCGCATTCTCGGGCGTCTGTGCGGCGTTCCAGGCCGGGAGGACCACCCGGACAAGTGCGGAGCGGGACCCGGTTTCAGCGCCCGCTTACGCCTTTTGA
- a CDS encoding LuxR C-terminal-related transcriptional regulator: MTPSIATPFTPREREVLDLTGQGLSSSQIAAALGASELTIRKHRSNIMRKAGLASTAQLIAYASGVARQARQTPPPLAWDALGPREAEVVRYVAAGLTSKEIARLIDISPRTVQKHRERASEKLGVHTLQEIIIRGQPAAAPSGADRPAPARGRTEVAHWGRVPGLC, from the coding sequence ATGACACCCTCCATCGCCACGCCCTTCACCCCCCGGGAACGCGAAGTCCTGGACCTGACCGGACAGGGCCTCAGCAGTTCGCAGATCGCCGCCGCCCTGGGCGCGTCGGAGCTGACCATCCGCAAGCACCGCTCCAACATCATGCGCAAGGCGGGTCTGGCCTCCACCGCGCAGTTGATCGCCTATGCCAGTGGTGTCGCCCGGCAGGCCAGGCAGACGCCGCCGCCGCTGGCCTGGGATGCCCTGGGCCCGCGTGAGGCGGAGGTGGTGCGCTACGTCGCCGCCGGCCTGACCAGCAAGGAAATCGCCCGGCTGATCGACATCAGCCCCCGCACCGTGCAGAAGCACCGCGAACGGGCCAGTGAGAAGCTGGGCGTGCATACGCTTCAGGAAATCATCATCCGGGGCCAACCCGCCGCCGCCCCCTCCGGCGCGGACCGGCCCGCCCCCGCCCGGGGACGCACCGAGGTGGCGCACTGGGGCCGCGTGCCCGGACTCTGCTGA
- a CDS encoding winged helix-turn-helix domain-containing protein gives MKVKRFQFGDWQVDAQACAVWREDEAAQIPVEPRALDVLMALCMNAGKILSADDLLHLCWDGIAVGENQVHKAITQLRKALGDSATEPRYIENIRKRGYRTVAPVIMATHRDADLAPETWARESPYVGLASFEATHSSVFFGRDVAVTRLRDLLASQANGGRAFVLILGASGSGKTSLVQAGLLPALMRDGATPRITGATILDLGGIGAVPLPTALGGALLDLDRDGEPLYAGQSAEHLGQSLIEEGQAPRDGTRPTDAPETAGDRFILFIDRLEALFSAAFASGLQRRQFLTALDRLARGGQVMVIAACRNDFYPDLAKEPLLMEGKAAGGHFDLLPPSRAEIGQMIRLPAEIAGLSFGGDPDGNERLDDLLCDAAADSPDALPLLQYTLQQLYLLRSPTRELTLAAYRGLGGIEGAIGRRAEATLATLPAAAQAALPRIFSLMVAVSAADDTVRGLRAAWSNLATEDERTLVRALVDERLFVSQVSETQAVFGVAHEALLRQWPRAVTWIAEHRQALRARSQLEGLAQQWLNEGRRADRLLRRGKPLEEARDLVSRATVPVSAEVKALVTASTRQAKRADRLRLGAMVSFAAIALVAAFLGLRASRAEAVAAQRLQGAEELVDYMLGDLAEKLQPLGRLDVLDGVAQKALGYLTVDDPGRIPSEARLRQAKALQTLADVNRSRGNVDIALKALGQAESLLQANLAERAHDGETLKTAGSIAFWYGQIALDQGRLDETMRRFTQYRDFAQRRMSLEPNEPNAWIELSYALSSLGTAHLREGEDDMATDNLNDSIALKRRAIMAHPDNISLSADLANSLSLLAEAQSERGQLEAATDLYDEQREVLDEVHRRQPDAAVWLFRLAAAGRLKSSLLEAQGKTAPAIVSLGQAMAQIDDCLHREPENRRWQITRTEIRLLKARADLAGGNFESALPDIINIETTVDQMLRVNPADDQLQRQKAEALMLHGTILTSTKELNSAIQKIEEAANIVRGSYERDHKDKLRTILFSNILLASSNIFLTRGENTEAKKVCQNVVDALKTMALLSKDFRILDPWVRANRCSGNQAMAEAGSRILSTMGYRGTEYLQSTTTP, from the coding sequence GTGAAGGTTAAGCGCTTTCAATTCGGTGATTGGCAGGTGGACGCGCAGGCATGTGCCGTGTGGCGCGAGGATGAGGCTGCCCAGATCCCGGTTGAGCCGCGCGCCCTGGACGTGCTGATGGCGCTGTGCATGAACGCCGGCAAGATATTGAGCGCCGACGACCTGCTGCACCTGTGCTGGGACGGCATCGCCGTCGGCGAGAACCAGGTGCACAAGGCCATCACCCAGCTGCGCAAAGCCCTAGGCGACAGCGCCACCGAACCCCGCTACATCGAGAACATTCGCAAGCGCGGCTACCGCACCGTAGCGCCGGTGATCATGGCGACGCACCGCGACGCCGACCTGGCGCCGGAAACCTGGGCGCGGGAATCGCCTTACGTCGGCCTGGCGTCGTTCGAAGCCACCCATTCGTCCGTCTTCTTCGGGCGCGACGTCGCCGTCACCCGCCTGCGCGACCTGCTGGCCAGCCAGGCCAATGGCGGGCGCGCCTTCGTCCTCATCCTGGGCGCCAGCGGCAGCGGCAAGACCTCCCTGGTCCAGGCGGGCCTGCTGCCCGCCCTGATGCGCGACGGCGCCACGCCCCGGATCACAGGGGCCACAATCCTGGACCTGGGCGGCATCGGCGCCGTGCCCTTGCCCACCGCCCTGGGCGGCGCCTTGCTGGATTTGGACCGGGACGGCGAACCCCTCTACGCCGGGCAAAGTGCCGAGCATCTGGGCCAGAGCCTGATCGAAGAGGGCCAGGCCCCCCGGGACGGAACCCGGCCGACCGACGCGCCGGAAACCGCCGGCGACCGCTTCATCCTGTTCATCGACCGGCTGGAGGCGCTGTTCAGCGCCGCCTTCGCCAGCGGCCTGCAACGGCGGCAGTTCCTGACGGCGCTGGACCGCCTGGCGCGGGGCGGCCAGGTCATGGTCATCGCCGCCTGCCGCAACGACTTCTATCCCGACCTGGCCAAAGAGCCGCTGCTGATGGAAGGCAAGGCGGCCGGCGGCCATTTCGACCTGCTGCCCCCCAGCCGGGCGGAGATCGGCCAGATGATCCGCCTGCCGGCGGAGATCGCCGGCCTCAGCTTCGGCGGCGACCCGGACGGCAATGAGCGCCTGGACGATCTGCTGTGCGACGCCGCCGCCGACAGCCCGGACGCCCTGCCCCTGTTGCAGTACACCTTGCAGCAGCTCTACCTGCTGCGCAGCCCGACGCGGGAGCTGACCCTGGCGGCCTATCGCGGCCTGGGCGGTATCGAGGGCGCGATCGGCCGCCGGGCGGAGGCCACGCTGGCCACCTTGCCCGCCGCCGCCCAGGCCGCCTTGCCCCGCATCTTCTCCCTGATGGTGGCCGTCAGCGCCGCCGACGACACGGTGCGCGGCCTGCGCGCCGCCTGGTCGAACCTGGCGACGGAGGATGAGCGCACCCTGGTGCGCGCCCTGGTGGACGAACGGCTGTTCGTCAGCCAGGTGTCGGAAACCCAGGCCGTGTTCGGCGTGGCGCATGAGGCCCTGCTGCGGCAATGGCCCCGGGCCGTGACCTGGATCGCCGAACACCGCCAGGCCCTGCGCGCCCGCAGCCAGCTGGAAGGGCTGGCGCAACAGTGGCTGAACGAGGGCCGCCGCGCCGACCGCCTGTTGCGCCGGGGCAAGCCGCTGGAAGAGGCGCGCGACCTGGTCAGCCGCGCCACCGTGCCCGTCAGCGCCGAGGTCAAGGCCCTGGTCACCGCCTCCACCCGCCAGGCCAAGCGGGCAGACCGCCTGCGCCTGGGCGCGATGGTCAGCTTCGCCGCCATCGCCCTGGTGGCCGCCTTCCTGGGCCTGCGCGCCAGCCGGGCGGAAGCGGTGGCCGCCCAGCGCCTGCAAGGGGCGGAAGAACTGGTCGACTACATGCTGGGCGACCTGGCCGAAAAGCTGCAACCCCTGGGCCGCCTGGACGTGCTGGACGGCGTGGCGCAGAAGGCCCTGGGCTATCTTACCGTAGACGACCCGGGACGCATCCCAAGTGAGGCTCGCCTGCGCCAAGCCAAAGCGCTGCAGACTTTGGCCGATGTCAATCGCTCACGCGGCAACGTGGATATTGCCCTTAAGGCGTTGGGCCAAGCAGAAAGCTTATTGCAAGCCAACTTAGCGGAAAGGGCTCATGATGGCGAGACCTTGAAGACTGCGGGGTCAATCGCCTTTTGGTATGGCCAAATCGCATTGGACCAAGGGCGACTTGATGAAACGATGCGTCGTTTCACGCAATATCGGGATTTTGCCCAACGCCGAATGAGCCTTGAGCCAAACGAGCCAAATGCCTGGATTGAGCTTTCCTACGCACTGAGCAGCCTTGGCACTGCGCATTTGCGCGAAGGCGAAGACGACATGGCAACGGATAATCTCAACGACTCCATTGCCTTGAAACGACGAGCAATAATGGCTCATCCCGATAATATCTCGCTGTCAGCCGACTTGGCGAACAGCCTCTCCTTATTGGCAGAAGCGCAGTCTGAACGAGGGCAATTGGAAGCAGCAACCGACCTTTATGATGAACAACGCGAAGTCCTGGACGAGGTGCACCGCCGACAGCCAGACGCAGCGGTCTGGTTATTTCGTTTGGCGGCCGCCGGTCGATTGAAAAGTTCCCTTCTGGAAGCCCAAGGCAAGACAGCACCCGCCATTGTAAGCCTAGGCCAAGCTATGGCGCAAATTGACGATTGTTTGCATAGAGAACCTGAGAACCGACGCTGGCAAATCACTCGAACAGAAATCCGTCTTCTAAAAGCGCGAGCGGACTTAGCTGGTGGCAACTTTGAAAGCGCCTTACCAGATATAATTAATATAGAGACAACTGTTGATCAGATGCTTCGCGTCAACCCGGCAGATGATCAATTACAGCGCCAAAAAGCCGAAGCTCTCATGCTGCACGGCACCATCTTAACATCAACGAAAGAATTAAATTCTGCCATCCAGAAAATAGAAGAAGCAGCCAACATTGTTCGAGGATCGTATGAGCGAGATCACAAAGACAAACTAAGAACAATTCTATTTTCCAATATATTACTCGCAAGCTCTAATATATTTCTTACACGCGGAGAAAATACAGAAGCAAAGAAAGTCTGCCAGAACGTAGTTGATGCACTCAAGACAATGGCTTTATTAAGTAAAGATTTTCGCATTCTTGATCCTTGGGTCCGTGCCAATCGATGCAGCGGGAACCAAGCGATGGCCGAGGCTGGAAGCCGGATCCTGAGTACCATGGGATATCGGGGCACTGAGTATCTTCAATCTACAACCACACCCTAA